From a single Raphanus sativus cultivar WK10039 chromosome 3, ASM80110v3, whole genome shotgun sequence genomic region:
- the LOC108846750 gene encoding CLAVATA3/ESR (CLE)-related protein 6 — protein sequence MANLILKQTIIMFLIIFSSPISSTLARILHADRVSNMGNMDSQTLLRELGFDLSKFKGYNERRFLVDSDRVSPGGPDPQHH from the coding sequence ATGGCGAATTTAATCCTTAAGCAAACTATTATCATGTTCCTAATCATATTTTCATCACCAATCTCGAGTACTCTGGCTCGAATCCTCCATGCAGACCGCGTTTCAAATATGGGAAATATGGATAGTCAGACTCTCCTACGTGAGCTGGGGTTTGATCTCTCCAAGTTCAAAGGTTATAACGAGAGGAGGTTTCTAGTGGATTCGGACAGGGTTTCACCGGGAGGACCTGACCCGCAACATCATTGA